From the Carya illinoinensis cultivar Pawnee chromosome 4, C.illinoinensisPawnee_v1, whole genome shotgun sequence genome, one window contains:
- the LOC122308006 gene encoding phosphate transporter PHO1 homolog 3-like produces the protein MKFGKEFAAQMGQEWRDVYMDYNSPKTVLKDIVRIRQRSISTPVAASTSKISLKRKVSLYRAFSGLTSRHRSSPRKNEDEVILVHAVEKQEGADGHYQTMFLMSSDTGGECELVFFRRLDDEFNKVVNFYKMKVQEVMEEANELTKQMDALIALRINVDKPMVEFHGADLENLGSNERKPGRHHMDVIQEVEMSAEGNLEEQNQNEIVKNSRDNYRKGKGQKVSIQGSRPTSLEILDRVQINVTPETPVSTLKGILMISTNSATSFGKKELRKAEERMTKAFTEFYPKLQILKSYSFLNLLAFSNIMKKYDKITSRNASKTYMAMVDKSYLGSSDEITRLMERVEATFIKHFANGNHG, from the exons atGAAGTTCGGAAAAGAATTTGCGGCACAGATGGGGCAGGAATGGCGTGACGTGTATATGGACTACAACAGTCCGAAAACAGTGTTGAAAGATATCGTGCGGATCAGGCAAAGAAGCATATCAACGCCAGTGGCCGCATCGAcctcaaaaatttctttgaaaagaaaggtttccCTCTATAGAGCTTTTAGCGGGCTAACAAGCCGGCACAGAAGCTCTCCGAGAAAGAATGAGGATGAAGTAATTCTTGTTCATGCAGTGGAGAAACAGGAGGGCGCAGATGGGCACTACCAAACCATGTTCCTCATGTCTTCCGACACCGGCGGAGAGTGCGAGCTTGTTTTCTTCAGGAGGCTTGATGATGAGTTCAATAAGGTCGTTAACTTCTACAAAATGAAGGTGCAGGAAGTTATGGAGGAGGCAAATGAATTGACTAAGCAGATGGATGCTTTGATTGCTCTTCGCATAAATGTGGATAAACCGATGGTAGAATTTCATGGAGCTGATTTGGAAAATCTTGGAAGCAATGAAAGAAAACCTGGACGGCATCATATGGACGTGATTCAAGAAGTTGAGATGAGCGCTGAAGGAAATTTGGAAGAGCAAAACCAAAACGAGATTGTCAAGAATTCTAGAGACAATTATAGGAAGGGCAAGGGACAAAAGGTTTCCATCCAAGGATCGAGGCCAACATCATTAGAAATATTGGATCGTGTACAGATCAATGTCACCCCCGAAACTCCAGTATCTACTTTAAAAGGCATTCTCATGATCAGTACGAATTCCGCCACGTCCTTCGGCAAGAAAGAGCTGAGAAAAGCAGAGGAACGAATGACAAAGGCTTTTACTGAATTCTATCCGAAGCTACAAATTCTGAAGAGCTACAG CTTTTTGAATCTATTGGCATTTTCAAACATCATGAAGAAGTATGACAAG ATCACTTCAAGAAATGCATCAAAGACTTATATGGCGATGGTGGACAAATCTTATCTCGGTAGCTCGGATGAG ATTACTAGGCTCATGGAAAGGGTAGAGGCTACCTTCATTAAGCATTTTGCAAATGGAAATCATGGATAA
- the LOC122308007 gene encoding phosphate transporter PHO1 homolog 9-like, producing MFSSSIHFNLQKPIFFFLKKMKFGKEFTAQMVQEWRDAYMDYNSLKKVLKDIARIRQRSVSTPVAASTSKISLKRKVSLYRAFSGLTNRHGSSPKKNEDEVILVHAVEQQEGADGHYQTMFLMSSDTGGECEIVFFRRLDDEFNKVVNFYKMKVQEVMDEANELTKQMDALIALRINVNKPMVEFRGSDLENLASDERKPGRHHMDVIREVEMRAEGNLEEQNQNEIVENSRDNYGKGKGQKVSIQGSRPTSLEILDHVQINVTPKTPVSTLKGILMISTNSATPFGKKELRKAEERMTQAFTEFYRKLQILKSYSFLNLLAFSKIMKKYDKITSRNASKTYMAMVDKSYIGSSDEITRLMERVEATFIKHFANGNHSEGMKILRPKARRERHRITFSLGFFSGCSLALVVATVVVIHARDLLKSEGRTQYMDNMFPLYSLFGFIVLHMLTYSANIYFWRRYRVNYSFIFGFKQGTELGYREVFLLSSVLAVLALAGVISNLDMEMDERTRSFEALTELVPLGLLTVVVLILFCPLNIIYRSSRFILIQSAFHCLCAPLYKVTLQDFFLADQLTSQVQAFRSFEFYVCYYGWGDFKMRSNKCHGSRVYKSFYFIVAIVPYWMRFLQCLRRLIEEKDAMQWYNGLKYFSIIVAVSMRTTYDLQMGMTWKIMAAVSSGVATIVATYWDIVMDWGLLRRDSKNPWLRDKLLISNRSVYFVAMALNVVLRLAWMQSVLGFREAPFLHRQALISIVACLEIIRRGIWNFFRLENEHLNNVGKYRAFKSVPLPFNYDNDEDREI from the exons ATGTTTAGTAGTAGTATACACTTTAATCTGCAAAagccgatttttttttttttaaagaagatgaAGTTCGGAAAAGAATTTACGGCACAGATGGTGCAGGAATGGCGTGACGCGTATATGGACTACAACAGTCTGAAAAAGGTGTTGAAAGATATCGCGCGGATCAGACAAAGAAGCGTATCAACGCCAGTGGCCGCATCGAcctcaaaaatttctttgaaaagaaaggtttccCTCTATAGAGCTTTTAGCGGGCTAACAAACCGGCACGGAAGCTCGCCGAAAAAGAATGAGGATGAAGTAATTCTTGTTCATGCAGTGGAGCAACAAGAGGGCGCAGATGGGCACTACCAAACCATGTTCCTCATGTCTTCCGACACCGGCGGAGAGTGCGAGATTGTTTTCTTCAGGAGGCTAGATGATGAGTTCAACAAGGTCGTAAACTTCTACAAAATGAAGGTGCAGGAAGTTATGGACGAGGCAAATGAATTGACTAAGCAGATGGATGCTTTGATTGCTCTTCGCATAAATGTGAATAAACCGATGGTAGAATTTCGTGGATCTGATTTGGAAAATCTTGCAAGCGATGAAAGAAAACCTGGACGGCATCATATGGATGTGATTCGAGAAGTTGAGATGAGAGCTGAAGGAAATTTGGAAGAGCAAAACCAAAACGAGATTGTCGAGAATTCTAGAGACAATTATGGGAAGGGCAAGGGACAAAAGGTTTCCATCCAAGGATCGAGGCCAACATCATTAGAAATATTGGATCATGTACAGATCAATGTCACTCCCAAAACTCCAGTATCTACTTTGAAAGGCATTCTCATGATCAGTACGAATTCCGCCACGCCCTTCGGCAAGAAAGAGCTGAGGAAAGCAGAGGAACGAATGACACAGGCTTTTACTGAATTCTATCGAAAGCTGCAAATTCTGAAAAGCTACAG CTTTTTGAATCTATTGGCATTTTCAAAGATCATGAAGAAGTATGACAAG ATCACTTCAAGAAATGCATCAAAGACTTACATGGCGATGGTGGACAAATCTTATATCGGTAGCTCGGATGAG ATTACTAGGCTTATGGAAAGGGTAGAGGCTACCTTCATTAAGCACTTTGCAAATGGAAATCATAGTGAAGGAATGAAGATTTTAAGGCCAAAAGCCAGAAGGGAGAGACACCGGATTACGTTTTCCTTGG GTTTCTTCTCTGGCTGCTCGCTTGCACTTGTAGTAGCCACCGTTGTGGTTATACATGCAAGAGATCTCCTGAAAAGCGAGGGGCGTACTCAGTATATGGATAACATGTTTCCTCTTTACAG CTTGTTCGGATTCATTGTCCTGCATATGCTTACCTACTCTGCAAACATATACTTTTGGAGGCGTTACAGAGTCAATTATTCGTTTATTTTCGGCTTCAAGCAAGGAACAGAATTGGGCTACAGAGAAGTCTTTCTTCTCAGTTCAGTTCTTGCTGTACTTGCATTGGCTGGCGTAATTTCAAATTTAGATATGGAGATGGATGAAAGAACAAGAAGCTTCGAAGCCTTAACTGAACTAGTCCCTTTGGGACTACTTACT GTCGTGGTTCTCATACTATTCTGTCCCCTCAACATCATATACCGTTCAAGTCGCTTCATCCTAATCCAATCAGCGTTCCATTGTCTTTGTGCTCCTCTGTACAAG GTTACCCTCCAAGACTTTTTCTTGGCAGACCAGCTAACTAGCCAG GTGCAGGCTTTCAGAAGTTTTGAATTCTATGTTTGTTATTATGGTTGGGGTGACTTCAAAATGAGATCAAACAAGTGCCATGGAAGTCGTGTTTATAAAAGTTTTTATTTCATTGTAGCAATCGTTCCATACTGGATGCGTTTTCTGCAG TGCCTTCGACGCTTGATAGAGGAGAAAGATGCAATGCAATGGTATAATGGACTGAAATACTTCTCAATAATTGTAGCAGTTTCCATGAGGACAACTTATGATTTGCAAATGGGGATGACTTGGAAGATAATGGCAGCCGTGAGTTCAGGTGTTGCAACCATCGTTGCTACATATTGGGACATTGTCATGGATTGGGGTCTTTTGAGAAGGGATTCCAAAAACCCATGGCTGAGAGATAAGCTTCTTATATCGAACAGAAGTGTTTACTTTGTAGCAATG GCATTGAATGTTGTGCTGAGACTTGCTTGGATGCAGTCAGTATTAGGGTTTAGGGAAGCACCTTTCCTGCATAGACAAGCGTTAATATCAATAGTTGCCTGCTTGGAGATCATTCGACGTGGAATTTGGAATTTCTTCAG ATTGGAGAATGAACACCTAAACAATGTTGGGAAGTATCGGGCATTCAAGTCAGTGCCCCTACCTTTTAACTATGACAACGATGAAGACAGGGAAATATAG
- the LOC122307662 gene encoding cystathionine gamma-synthase 1, chloroplastic-like, translating to MAVSTCPRVFPSFECRSEPDFSGAPNIGRGDKKPSHGRLYSSRGTVSFHGGLSSLIFRFPPNFVRQLSTKARRNCSNIGVAQIVAASWSNNPASASAAAAAAAAAASATPASTEPIASLVDPAAEDGVTLVEKEVDRSVGVEGLPKSKPSVFSYDGSLAIHAGERSGRGIMTDAITTPVVNTSAYFFDNTAQLIDFKEKRRASFEYGRYGNPTTVVAEEKISALEGAESTLIMASGMCASTVLLMALVPAGGHLVTTTDCYRKTRIFIETILPRMGIKATVIDPADVGALESALNENNVSLFFTESPTNPFLRCVDIKHVSELCHRKGALVCIDGTFATPLNQKALALGADLVLHSATKYLGGHNDVLGGCISGSMKLVSEIRNLHHVLGGALNPNAAYLIIRGMKTLHLRVKQQNSTALRMAKILEAHPKVKCVYYPGLESHPEYDLAKRQMTGFGGVVSFEVDGDLQTTIKFVDSLRIPYIAPSFGGCESIVDQPAIMSYWDLPQSERLKYGIKDNLVRFSFGVEDFEDLKADVLQALETI from the exons ATGGCCGTGTCCACGTGTCCTAGGGTTTTTCCCTCATTCGAGTGTCGCTCGGAACCCGACTTCTCCGGCGCGCCGAATATCGGACGAGGGGATAAGAAGCCGAGCCACGGCAGGCTCTACTCGTCGCGCGGAACGGTATCGTTCCACGGCGGCCTCTCCTCCCTGATCTTTCGATTCCCTCCAAACTTCGTACGCCAGCTTAGCACCAAGGCCCGCCGGAACTGCAGTAACATCGGCGTCGCCCAGATCGTCGCGGCCTCGTGGTCCAACAACCCCGCTTCAGCCTCAGCGGCTGCGGCTGCGGCTGCGGCCGCAGCATCCGCCACTCCAGCCTCCACCGAGCCGATCGCGTCGCTGGTCGATCCTGCAGCCGAGGATGGCGTGACGTTGGTGGAGAAGGAAGTGGATCGTAGCGTTGGCGTTGAGGGTTTGCCCAAATCCAAGCCCTCGGTTTTTAGCTACGACGGGAGCCTCGCTATTCATGCTG GCGAGAGATCTGGACGCGGTATAATGACCGATGCAATTACCACACCAGTGGTTAATACTTCTGCCTACTTCTTTGACAATACTGCTCAGCTCATTGATTTCAAG GAGAAACGCCGGGCAAGTTTTGAGTATGGGCGTTATGGAAATCCAACAACAGTGGTTGCAGAGGAAAAGATAAG TGCACTTGAGGGGGCTGAATCAACCCTGATAATGGCATCTGGAATGTGTGCTAGCACAGTCTTGTTGATGGCATTGGTTCCAGCTGGTGGGCATCTTGTGACGACAACTGATTGTTATAGGAAGACTAGGATATTCATCGAGACTATTCTTCCGAGAATGGGAATCAAG GCAACTGTTATTGACCCAGCAGATGTAGGAGCCTTGGAATCTGCGCTGAATGAGAACAAT GTTTCTCTTTTCTTCACAGAGTCTCCTACCAATCCATTCCTCAGATGTGTTGACATCAAGCATGTTTCAGAACTTTGCCACCGGAAAGGAGCATTAGTCTGCATAGATGGCACCTTTGCAACACCTCTCAACCAGAAGGCCCTTGCCCTTGGGGCTGATCTTGTTCTGCATTCTGCTACAAAATACCTTGGGGGCCACAATGAT GTCCTTGGTGGTTGCATTAGTGGTTCCATGAAGTTGGTCTCAGAAATCCGTAATTTGCATCATGTTTTGGGTGGTGCTCTAAACCCA AATGCTGCGTACCTTATCATCCGAGGTATGAAGACACTGCATCTTCGTGTAAAGCAGCAGAATTCAACAGCGTTGAGGATGGCCAAAATTTTAGAGGCACATCCTAAG GTGAAGTGTGTGTATTATCCGGGCTTGGAAAGTCATCCTGAATATGACCTTGCCAAGCGTCAGATGACTGGTTTTGGTGGTGTGGTCAGTTTTGAG GTTGACGGAGACCTACAAACCACCATAAAATTTGTTGATTCACTAAGAATCCCATACATTGCCCCATCCTTTGGTGGCTGTGAAAGCATTGTGGATCAGCCAGCAATTATGTCTTACTG GGATTTACCTCAGTCAGAAAGGCTCAAGTATGGGATTAAGGATAACCTGGTTCGATTTAGCTTCGGAGTCGAAGACTTTGAAGATTTGAAGGCTGATGTACTTCAGGCCCTGGAAACCATTTAG